The sequence CAAAGAGTTATATAGTAGGTTAATTCTAATAATAAAAACCTTATTTTCACACATTTAACCTTAGAAGAAAAATTTATCAAAGTAAATATTAAACCTTATTACCTTATTAAAATTTATTATTCATAGTGTTTTTCTAGTTCGTTTTTTGGGCAAGCAAAAAATAAAATTTATAAATTTGTAAAAAACAATGAAATGAAAAAACTATTATTTATTATCATAATTTTGATAAATACTATAAACTATAGCAATGCACAAAACCCTGATGCAATTATCCATTTTTTAATAACAAATTTTGAAGATAATAACCCTTATCCTTATTGCCCTGCATGGCTTACAGACACTATTAACCCATGGATAATAGACACAACAAATCATGAAAACATCTGGCAAATTGGTAAACAGCAAAAAGTATTTTTCGACAGTGCATACTCCGTACCAAATGCAATAGTTACTGATACAATTAATCCTTACCCCATTAATAATCATTCTTCTTTCCAGTTTAATATTATAAAACCTGACTGGGCATGGTGGATGTGCTGGAGTTCCATTTCTTTATTTTTTCACCATAAGTATGATACTGATAGTTTATATGATGGTGGATACATTGATATTTCTTATGATGGAGGAACAACATGGACAAATGTTATTTTTGATGAAAATAATAATTGTGATTTTATTCCTTATGGAGTATTTTATTCTGAAAATGACACAATTTTAGGTGGAATTCCTGCATTTACAGGTAATTCAAATGATTGGACAGAAACACAATTAATTTGGTATTGGCCTAAAGAATACGGAATGTTAACTGATTCTGCAATTATAAGATTTAATTTTGTAAGTGATAGCATATATACAAGTAAAGAAGGCTGGATGATTGATGAGATATATTTTCTTTTAGAAGATTACTGTAATATAGGAATTGAAGAAAATTCAATTCAAATAAATTTTGTTAAAATTTCGCCTAATCCTGTAACAGATATTTCTATTATGGAATTTAAAAATGAACAATTTGAAAATTTCACACTTGCGATTTATAATATAACAGGTACAAAAATAAAAGTTATACAAAATATTAAAGAAAACAAAGTAGAACTAAACCGTAATGAATTTAAAAAGGGAATTTATTTATATCGCTTATATAACACCAGACTTAATATTTATACAGGTAAGTTTATTGTTGAATAAACAATAATTAATCATCAACCTGTCTGCTTTTGCCTGTCGGCAGACACGATAAACAGGTTTACATATTTTAATTTTGAATTCTTGATTTTAAAATATTTAATATGATATAGAATTGTTATCTTAGCAATATAGTTTAGATAATATTAATTTAATTAATTAGATGAAGATTAAATGTATTATAGTAGATGATGAGCCTTTAGCAATTGCTGTTATTGAAAATTATTTATCTAAACTTCCTGATATTGAGATAGTTGCTAAGTTTGAAAATGCACTTGATGCTTTTGATATATTAAAAAAACAACATATTGACCTTATATTTTTAGATATTGAAATGCCAAATATTACAGGTATTGATTTTCTTAAATCATTATCAGACCCCCCGAATGTAATTATTACCTCAGCTAATAAAGATTATGCAATTGAAGGATTTGAACTGAATGTTGTTGATTATATAATAAAACCATTAACATTTGAAAGATTATTAAAAGCAATTAATAAATTACCTGAAAAAAATAAAAAAGGAGATATAACAATTGACGTAGAACAAAATAATACTGTCTTTAAAGATGATTATATTTTTGTAAAAGAAAATAAAAAAATGGTAAAAATATTTTTGAGTAAAATATTATATATTGAAAGTATAAAAGATTATGTCCAGATATTTACCGAAAGAAAAAAAGTAATAACCAAACAACAACTCGGATATTTTGAAAAAAAATTAGAAGATAAATTTATAAGAATACATAAAAGTTATCTTGTTTCAACAAGTAAAATTGAATCTTACAGCGCATCAGGTGTTGAAATTTTAAATAAAGAATTACCAATTGGCAGAAGTTACAAAGAAGAAGTAATTTGCAAATTGAATAAAATATTTAAAAATCTTTGAGTTTTATAATCAAAATTAACAAAAAAAGTATTATTTTATAAGTTGGTTTTTTAAATATATTTATTGGTTTGATATTAGCATGTATTACATAAAATACTGTATTAATTTTATTTTTTTACTTCTAATTCCGGTTTTGATACTTAGCCAGGAAACAGGAAAACCTTTTTTCAGAAATTACTCTCCTAAAGAATATAAAGGACATACACAGAACTGGGCAATTATTCAGGACAAATTCGGAATGCTATATTTTGGCAACCAGGAAGGTGTTTTAGAATATGACGGAACAAATTGGCGGCAAATTAAAACTACAAATAATTCTACTGTAAGATCTCTTGATATTGACAGTACAGGTAATATTTATGTTGGTGCTGTTGGTGAATTTGGAAAACTTATTCCTGATAATTCCGGAAAATTAACTTATATATCATTTGTTTCTTTATTTGATTCTGTACATCAGGACTTTGCTGATGTTTGGAATACCCGGATAACAAATGACGGAATATATTTTTTGACAGATAATATATTATTCAGGTACAATCATAATAATGTTAAAACATGGAAGAAGCAAGGCAATTATTTTTATATGTGTAAAAAAGTATATGATGAGTTATATATACATGAATATGGAATTGGACTGAAAATAATGAAAAATGATTCTCTACATTTATTAAAAAATGGTGAGAAATTTGCCAACCTTGGAATACATACGATTGTACCGTTTAAGGAAAAAAGTTTATTAATTGGTGGTAGGAATTTTGGTTTGGTTGAGTATAATTTGAATAAAGAAAAGCTTATTAAATTTTCTGAACCGGTTAACAAATTTCTTAAAGAAAATCAATTATATCATGGAGTTCAACTAACAGATAATAAATATATTATTGGAACAGTTCGAAAAGGAGCCATAGTTATTAACGATAGGGGAGAATTTTTACAATATTTTAATCAACAAAATTCTTTACAAAACGAATCAGTTTATTTTATTCATTACCGGACAGGTCAAAATCTTTGGTTCGGGCTCGATAATGGTATCTCAAGAATTGAAATGGATTCTCCTTTTCGTTTTTGGGATAAATCCACAGGGTTAAAAGGTACTATAATAGATATAATCAGAAATAACGGACAATTATATGTTGCAACAGGCTTAGGTATTTATTATTTAGATGTTTCCGATACTTTAAAAGCTATTGATAAATTTAAACATGTCGAAGGAATTGCAGAGCAATCATGGTGTTTTATAAATTTTGATTATCAATATAATAATAACGTAGATAATAAAAAGTCATTTAAAGAAAACAATTCAATATTGTTAGCAGGAACCAGTATGGGAATATATGAAATAAAAAATGACAAAGCTAAAATAATACATAGAAGTGCAGAAGTTTTTAGCCTTTACCAATCAAAAAAATATCCAAAAGTAGTT comes from Bacteroidales bacterium and encodes:
- a CDS encoding T9SS type A sorting domain-containing protein → MKKLLFIIIILINTINYSNAQNPDAIIHFLITNFEDNNPYPYCPAWLTDTINPWIIDTTNHENIWQIGKQQKVFFDSAYSVPNAIVTDTINPYPINNHSSFQFNIIKPDWAWWMCWSSISLFFHHKYDTDSLYDGGYIDISYDGGTTWTNVIFDENNNCDFIPYGVFYSENDTILGGIPAFTGNSNDWTETQLIWYWPKEYGMLTDSAIIRFNFVSDSIYTSKEGWMIDEIYFLLEDYCNIGIEENSIQINFVKISPNPVTDISIMEFKNEQFENFTLAIYNITGTKIKVIQNIKENKVELNRNEFKKGIYLYRLYNTRLNIYTGKFIVE
- a CDS encoding response regulator transcription factor, which gives rise to MKIKCIIVDDEPLAIAVIENYLSKLPDIEIVAKFENALDAFDILKKQHIDLIFLDIEMPNITGIDFLKSLSDPPNVIITSANKDYAIEGFELNVVDYIIKPLTFERLLKAINKLPEKNKKGDITIDVEQNNTVFKDDYIFVKENKKMVKIFLSKILYIESIKDYVQIFTERKKVITKQQLGYFEKKLEDKFIRIHKSYLVSTSKIESYSASGVEILNKELPIGRSYKEEVICKLNKIFKNL